From the genome of Oncorhynchus kisutch isolate 150728-3 unplaced genomic scaffold, Okis_V2 Okis09a-Okis19a_hom, whole genome shotgun sequence, one region includes:
- the tspan33a gene encoding tetraspanin-33 isoform X3: MACLAVDPAILLLIVGVLMFFITFCGCVGSLRENICLLQTFCIFLTIIFLLQLATGVLGFVFSDKARNKVSEIINNAIVHYRDDIDLQNLIDFGQKEFSCCGGVTYTDWSQNMYFNCTTDNRSRERCSVPFSCCLLSKDEAVINTMCGQGMQELPYLQAGAFIHTNGCIDKLVNWIHSNLFMLGGIALGLAIPQLVGILLSQILINQIKDQIELQNYNLQHRTDPWQ, translated from the exons ATGGCCTGTCTAGCGGTGGACCCTGCCATCCTGCTGCTGATCGTGGGGGTGCTCATGTTCTTCATCACCTTCTGTGGCTGTGTGGGCTCCCTCAGAGAGAACATCTGCCTCCTACAGACA TTCTGCATCTTCCTGACTATCATCTTTCTGCTGCAGCTAGCTACAGGTGTCCTGGGCTTCGTCTTCTCAGATAAG GCACGGAATAAAGTGAGTGAGATTATCAACAATGCCATCGTTCATTATAGGGATGACATTGACCTCCAGAACCTCATCGACTTTGGTCAGAAAGAG TTCAGCTGTTGTGGAGGTGTCACCTACACCGACTGGTCTCAGAACATGTACTTCAACTGCACCACAGACAACCGCAGCCGAGAGCGCTGCTCTGTTCCCTTctcctgctgcctgctgtctaaagatgag GCGGTCATTAATACAATGTGTGGTCAGGGGATGCAGGAGCTGCCATATCTACAGGCTGGTGCCTTCATCCACACAAATGGCTGCATCGACAAGCTGGTCAACTGGATCCACAGCAACCTGTTCATGCTAGGGGGCATCGCCCTGGGTCTGGCCATCCCACAG CTGGTGGGGATCCTCTTGTCTCAGATTCTGATCAACCAGATAAAGGACCAGATTGAGCTTCAGAACTACAACCTGCAGCACCGTACTGACCCTTGGCAGTAA
- the tspan33a gene encoding tetraspanin-33 isoform X2, whose protein sequence is MRLQMISLVLMSVGIYARMMKHAEAAMACLAVDPAILLLIVGVLMFFITFCGCVGSLRENICLLQTFCIFLTIIFLLQLATGVLGFVFSDKARNKVSEIINNAIVHYRDDIDLQNLIDFGQKEFSCCGGVTYTDWSQNMYFNCTTDNRSRERCSVPFSCCLLSKDEAVINTMCGQGMQELPYLQAGAFIHTNGCIDKLVNWIHSNLFMLGGIALGLAIPQLVGILLSQILINQIKDQIELQNYNLQHRTDPWQ, encoded by the exons agGCAGCCATGGCCTGTCTAGCGGTGGACCCTGCCATCCTGCTGCTGATCGTGGGGGTGCTCATGTTCTTCATCACCTTCTGTGGCTGTGTGGGCTCCCTCAGAGAGAACATCTGCCTCCTACAGACA TTCTGCATCTTCCTGACTATCATCTTTCTGCTGCAGCTAGCTACAGGTGTCCTGGGCTTCGTCTTCTCAGATAAG GCACGGAATAAAGTGAGTGAGATTATCAACAATGCCATCGTTCATTATAGGGATGACATTGACCTCCAGAACCTCATCGACTTTGGTCAGAAAGAG TTCAGCTGTTGTGGAGGTGTCACCTACACCGACTGGTCTCAGAACATGTACTTCAACTGCACCACAGACAACCGCAGCCGAGAGCGCTGCTCTGTTCCCTTctcctgctgcctgctgtctaaagatgag GCGGTCATTAATACAATGTGTGGTCAGGGGATGCAGGAGCTGCCATATCTACAGGCTGGTGCCTTCATCCACACAAATGGCTGCATCGACAAGCTGGTCAACTGGATCCACAGCAACCTGTTCATGCTAGGGGGCATCGCCCTGGGTCTGGCCATCCCACAG CTGGTGGGGATCCTCTTGTCTCAGATTCTGATCAACCAGATAAAGGACCAGATTGAGCTTCAGAACTACAACCTGCAGCACCGTACTGACCCTTGGCAGTAA